In a single window of the Thamnophis elegans isolate rThaEle1 chromosome 8, rThaEle1.pri, whole genome shotgun sequence genome:
- the WDR97 gene encoding WD repeat-containing protein 97: protein MVESSGSSSSRVGQRKRPHQQSPPAEEEMKKEQGAPLRAGQARGRRLWGRLRRGFRRAVEKMKNEEMKTLHLSHGLQHQCRIVLPSPVRHVTHDLQRRAFVVLDAANTLHLLTEDGCCRESVKGLAPMTGILYASHVNQFVAWFTGGLQVLDSNFQLLSQVPSSLPIRCGIYSKQLNRIVTAGDGNLTLWSFRYGSRSLQCRASVSTGLGPTDLFVRLALDTGSLSEPHRCFASCATGVATFDISRGSLLAFSTKLHSREITDLAYCEAIGCVITASRDTTIKVWNKEWHIQIVFVGHTAPVIAVSIYPRRPLIFSASQDGTIRTWNLNTIDQVDQVHVSEPVESLDTHTSSHVFSISGCTLNLWKINQLYSLYTPLGSPAKRLSCIDLSLLGNFPARILCLCQDSTVQLLEAQSGAPVSILSLDQYSPARDVAYCLPRETLFVLLEQGQVLRVNAATSPMTVKRSFSSSLWDSKPCCILLYSHVVEAEKVQATWLEVTQNQGYRRKWQKSTINMQDRNRFLPILGHKNGSLSVIDWFSGRVQYTVEAHNPERVTALAEYTTQICVLSAGADLTVKMWRLFPYTEESLLLLLCISCASPAWHMCFLGETLAVAFQDPETVTYSIVHYNLMEQTRSEHGPEDDAQDDITGLCCCPNLQLFASSSRDGSVKIWDHKNKLIRHLKLNTIPESLAFANHKGDLLVGLEQHLYLIPHIQYLPSYYQMQLLWAKFLEPLQDVSLPMSPSSFEALVQENDRRLRQELPVEKSESSVSSTFQVPLKESKEVREARLKQEGIAQVAERNRDLQLLQEGKLSRAKRGPLPKEMQEEAFRRYLGFFYKEQLNLQIPEEDPFNADEVLESLAQMDPLSALRGPTISRMFLGGFIKPRSLEMSSSLFVDISPSLRWTSSQAVPGSLQVKRKKVEIGTGPSSARMQETPTLGKAGAAPTREAPEALRPPSVGGGRQGSQPSQRGPEEEAGMPAERLSPVKTLGSLVSVTSETPSFPSPTRHFKSEKSVLFREPLSGQQSQASLASTSRLRSPQASIIVKGFFPERPSSPTGSLAELKSLQLPKISSGFIPNSVVVQQLHTADLLEAEKLVKVIGPQKVSQSSSKASSVWTFEEDELSEEEPWLVAQETPSKSWIRPAKEDAPSTKQSLPGVFLTQLDESQYAEPQEALPAFVLPFVGQEWFQNLFPEGVRPEMPLHALVRKLQQSLVTSDFHIKTEVLGAITYLEDQLEDKAKRWIQYTLFEVLNQEGNTPSLQEKSQEQFILAALRVLLDLDKDSLDLMVELMCCYLLAAPYARAVFKRMFQELGLQDPHNFFFKEMNSWMVEMGDPKEVVRKLSREWLEEKIRIFKEHRARRWEEEAVSGKQLPLDTSHKIQGRKRLEKSHKKPRKQAGKLAKAAHKEETESEEEGRERHSWKDHQKRVRPIDAIQHFTEQQLRREVEELKEAVPPRAVSPPRDTVLALPPPQKRTKAILRLGETNAMLRTRIAERFYFPFIFPRFLMKGFVPFVKLPLPKVTLQPFPSLSKRPPSSFPAGQQLVHKYFIPKLSYADSYP, encoded by the exons ATGGTGGAGTCCTCGGGCAGCAGCT CCAGCCGAGTGGGGCAGAGGAAGAGGCCGCACCAGCAGTCCCCGCCTGCTGAAGAGGAGATGAAGAAGGAGCAAGGGGCTCCCCTCCGAGCAGGGCAGGCAAGGGGGCGCAGGCTCTGGGGCCGCCTCCGGAGGGGCTTCCGCCGGGCTGTGGAAAAG ATGAAGAACGAGGAGATGAAGACCCTCCACCTGAGCCATGGGCTGCAGCACCAGTGCCGCATCGTCCTGCCCAGCCCCGTACGCCATGTGACCCACGACCTGCAGAGAAGGGCCTTCGTGGTGCTGGACGCAGCCAACACGCTGCACCTCTTGACGGAGGacggctgctgcagggagagcgtgAAGGGCCTGGCCCCCATGACGGGCATCCTCTATGCCTCCCACGTCAACCAGTTTGTGGCCTGGTTCACGGGAGGCCTGCAGGTCCTGGACTCCAACTTCCAGCTGCTCTCGCAGGTGCCCTCCTCCCTGCCCATCCGCTGTGGCATCTACAGCAAGCAGCTGAACAGGATCGTGACTGCCGGAGACGGGAACCTGACCCTCTGGAGCTTCCGTTACGGCTCCCGCAGCCTCCAGTGCCGAGCCAGCGTGAGCACCGGCCTGGGGCCCACTGACCTCTTTGTCCGCCTCGCCCTGGACACCGGCAGCCTCAGCGAGCCCCACCGCTGCTTTGCCTCTTGTGCCACCGGTGTGGCCACCTTCGACATCTCCAGGGGGAGTCTCCTGGCCTTCAGCACGAAGCTCCATAGCAG AGAGATCACAGACCTTGCCTATTGTGAAGCCATTGGCTGCGTTATCACAGCCTCACGGGACACCACCATCAAGGTGTGGAACAAGGAGTGGCACATTCAGATCGTCTTTGTGGGGCACACCG CTCCAGTCATTGCTGTGAGCATCTACCCCCGCCGCCCCCTcatcttctctgcctcccaagatGGGACCATCCGCACCTGGAACCTCAACACCATTGACCAGGTAGACCAGGTTCACGTCTCGGAGCCCGTGGAGTCCCTGGACACCCACACCAGTTCTCACGTCTTCTCCATCTCGGGCTGCACCCTCAACCTCTGGAAAATCAACCAGCTCTACTCGCTCTACACCCCGCTGGGCTCGCCCGCCAAGCGGCTCAGCTGCATCGACCTGAGCCTTCTGGGCAACTTCCCTGCCCGCATCCTCTGCCTCTGCCAGGACTCCACGGTGCAGCTGCTGGAGGCCCAGAGTGGCGCCCCCGTGTCCATCCTCTCCTTGGACCAGTATTCCCCGGCTCGGGACGTGGCCTACTGCTTGCCCCGGGAGACGCTCTTCGTGCTGCTGGAGCAAGGCCAGGTGCTGCGCGTCAACGCTGCCACCAGCCCCATGACGGTGAAGCGGTCCTTCAGCAGCAGCCTCTGGGACTCCAAGCCCTGCTGCATCCTGCTCTACAGCCACGTGGTGGAAGCGGAGAAGGTGCAGGCCACGTGGCTGGAAGTGACCCAGAACCAAGGCTACCGGAGGAAGTGGCAGAAATCCACCATCAACATGCAGGACAGAAACAG ATTCCTGCCAATTCTGGGGCACAAAAACGGTTCCCTGAGTGTCATAGATTGGTTCTCGGGCCGAGTGCAGTACACCGTGGAGGCGCATAACCCTGAGCGGGTGACAGCACTGGCTGAGTACACCACACAGATATGCGTCTTGTCAGCAG GAGCTGACCTAACGGTGAAGATGTGGCGCCTCTTCccctacacggaggagagcctcctcctcctcctgtgcaTCTCCTGCGCCTCCCCTGCGTGGCACATGTGCTTCCTGGGAGAGACCCTGGCGGTGGCCTTCCAGGACCCCGAAACGGTCACTTACAGCATCGTCCACTACAATCTGATGGAGCAGACGCGCTCCGAGCACGGACCCGAGGATGACGCCCAGGATGACATCACCG gACTCTGCTGCTGCCCAAACCTCCAGCTCTTTGCCTCGTCCAGCCGGGATGGGTCGGTGAAGATCTGGGACCACAAGAACAAGCTGATCCG GCACCTGAAGCTGAACACCATCCCGGAGAGCCTGGCCTTCGCTAACCACAAGGGGGACCTGCTGGTGGGCCTGGAGCAGCACCTGTACCTCATCCCCCACATCCAGTACCTGCCCAGCTACTACCAGATGCAG cTGCTGTGGGCAAAGTTCCTGGAGCCCCTCCAGGACGTCTCGCTGCCCATGAGCCCCTCCTCCTTTGAGGCCCTGGTGCAAGAGAACGACCGCCGCTTGAGGCAGGAGCTGCCGGTGGAGAAGTCCGA GTCCAGCGTGTCCAGCACCTTCCAGGTGCCCCTGAAGGAGTCCAAGGAGGTCAGGGAGGCCCGGCTCAAGCAAGAG GGCATTGCGCAGGTGGCGGAGAGGAACCGGGACCTGCAGCTGCTGCAGGAGGGGAAGCTCAGCCGGGCCAAGAGAGGACCCCTCCCCAAAGAGATGCAGGAGGAAGCCTTCAGGCGCTACCTGGGCTTCTTTTACAAGGAGCAGCTCAACCTGCAG ATCCCTGAAGAGGATCCTTTCAATGCCGATGAAGTGCTGGAATCCCTGGCCCAGATGGATCCTCTCTCTGCCCTCCGCGGACCCACCATCTCCCGCATGTTCCTGGGAGGATTCATAAAGCCCCGGAGTCTCGAAATGAGCAGCTCCCTCTTTGTC gataTCAGCCCCTCCCTGCGTTGGACCTCTTCTCAGGCAGTTCCTGGCTCCCTTCAGGTGAAGAGGAAGAAG GTGGAAATCGGCACTGGCCCCTCCTCTGCCCGGATGCAGGAGACGCCCACCCTGGGGAAGGCTGGAGCAGCCCCCACGCGGGAAGCCCCCGAGGCCCTCCGGCCCCCGTCAGTGGGAGGCGGCAGGCAAGGCTCCCAGCCCAGCCAGAGAGGTCCTGAGGAGGAGGCGGGCATG CCTGCAGAGCGCTTGAGCCCGGTCAAAACGTTGGGATCTCTGGTCTCGGTTACCTCAGAAACCCCCTCGTTCCCCAGCCCCACCAGGCACTTTAAGAGTGAAAAG AGCGTCCTCTTCAGGGAGCCCCTGTCAGGGCAGCAGAGCCAGGCCTCCCTGGCCTCCACCTCGCGTTTGAGGAGCCCACAGGCGTCCATCATCGTCAAGGGCTTCTTCCCAGAGAGGCCCAGCAGCCCAACGGGGTCTCTGGCG GAGCTCAAGAGCCTTCAGCTGCCCAAAATATCCTCGGGCTTCATCCCCAACTCCGTGGTCGTCCAGCAGCTTCACACCGCAGACCTGCTGGAGGCGGAGAAGCTGGTGAAGGTGATCGGACCCCAGAAG GTGTCCCAGAGCTCCTCCAAGGCCAGTTCAGTGTGGACGTTTGAGGAGGACGAACTGTCCGAGGAAGAACCGTGGCTGGTGGCCCAGGAGACCCCCTCCAAGTCCTGGATCAGGCCAGCCAAGGAAGACGCCCCCTCCACAAAGCAG AGCCTGCCTGGGGTTTTCCTGACTCAGCTGGACGAGTCCCAGTACGCAGAGCCACAGGAGGCCTTGCCGGCATTTGTGCTGCCCTTTGTGGGCCAAGAGTGGTTCCAGAACCTTTTCCCAGAG GGTGTCCGCCCTGAGATGCCCTTGCATGCCTTGGTGAGGAAGCTGCAGCAGTCGCTGGTCACCTCCGACTTCCACATCAAGACGGAAGTGCTGGGCGCCATCACCTACCTGGAGGACCAGCTGGAGGACAAAGCGAAGAGGTGGATCCAGTACACCCTCTTTGAAGTGCTGAATCAGGAGGGCAATACCCCCTCTCTGCAG GAAAAGAGCCAGGAGCAGTTCATCCTGGCCGCCCTGCGCGTCCTCCTGGACCTGGACAAAGACAGCCTGGACTTGATGGTGGAGCTGATGTGCTGCTACTTGTTGGCTGCTCCGTACGCCCG GGCAGTCTTCAAGCGCATGTTCCAGGAGTTGGGGCTTCAGGACCCCCACAACTTTTTCTTCAAGGAGATGAACTCCTGGATGGTGGAGATGGGGGACCCCAAAGAGGTTGTCCGGAAACTCAGCCGCGAGTGGCTGGAGGAGAAGATCAGGATTTTCAAG GAACACAGAGCTCGCCGGTGGGAAGAAGAGGCCGTCTCTGGGAAGCAGCTTCCCCTGGACACCAGCCACAAG ATCCAGGGAAGGAAGAGGCTGGAGAAGAGCCACAAGAAACCCAGGAAGCAGGCTGGAAAGCTGGCCAAGGCTGCCCACAAG GAAGAGACGGAAAGCGAGGAGGAAGGGCGGGAGAGGCACAGCTGGAAAGACCACCAGAAG CGCGTTCGCCCCATTGACGCCATCCAACATTTTACGGAACAGCAGCTGCGGAGAGAGGTGGAGGAGCTGAAAGAGGCTGTCCCTCCGAGAGCAGTTTCCCCCCCCAGGGACACCGTCTTGGCCTTGCCCCCTCCTCAAAA AAGGACCAAGGCGATCCTGCGCCTGGGAGAGACCAACGCCATGCTGAGAACGAGGATTGCTGAGC GCTTCTACTTCCCCTTCATCTTCCCCCGCTTCCTCATGAAAGGCTTCGTCCCCTTCGTGAAGCTCCCGCTGCCGAAGGTCACTTTGCAGCCCTTCCCATCCCTCTCCAAGAGGCCGCCGAGCTCTTTCCCTGCCGGGCAGCAGCTGGTGCACAAGTATTTCATCCCAAAGCTTTCCTACGCCGACAGCTACCCCTGA
- the MAF1 gene encoding repressor of RNA polymerase III transcription MAF1 homolog, producing MKLLENSSFEAINSQLTVETGDAHIIGRIESYSCKMAGDDKHLFKQFCQEGQPHVLEALSPPQTTGISPNRLSKSQSGDEEGPLSDKCSRKTLFYLIATLNESFRPDYDFSAAKSHEFSREPSLNWVVNAVNCSLFSAVREDFTALKPHLWDAVDQEICLSECDIYSYNPDLDSDPFGEEGSLWSFNYFFYNKRLKRIVFFTCRSISGSTYRTHSEAGNELNMDLSEDDAEETPGSCDRDGGSIEAEKRQVVCM from the exons ATGAAGCTGTTGGAAAACTCCAGTTTTGAAGCCATCAACTCCCAGTTGACAGTGGAAACGGGAGACGCGCATATTATTGGCAG GATCGAGAGCTATTCGTGCAAGATGGCCGGGGATGACAAGCACCTCTTCAAGCAGTTTTGCCAGGAGGGTCAGCCACACGTCCTGGAGGCTCTGTCGCCGCCCCAGACCACCGGCATCAGCCCTAACCG GCTCAGCAAGAGCCAGAGTGGAGACGAGGAGGGGCCCCTCAGTGACAAGTGCAGCCGAAAGACCCTCTTCTACCTGATCGCCACCCTGAACGAATCTTTCCGCCCGGACTACGACTTCAGCGCCGCCAAGAGCCACGAGTTCAGCCGGGAGCCCAGCCTCAACTGG GTGGTGAATGCCGTGAACTGCAGCCTCTTTTCTGCCGTCCGGGAGGATTTCACTGCTTTGAAGCCTCACCTGTGGGACGCGGTCGACCAGGAGATCTGCCTCTCCGAGTGCGACATCTACAG CTACAACCCGGATCTGGATTCGGACCCCTTTGGGGAGGAGGGCAGCCTCTGGTCGTTCAACTACTTCTTCTACAACAAGCGCCTGAAGAGGATCGTCTTCTTCACCTGTCGCTCCATCAG cggCTCCACCTACCGTACTCACTCCGAGGCTGGGAATGAGTTGAACATGGACCTCAGTGAGGACGATGCCGAGGAGACCCCCGGCAGCTGCGACAGGGACGGGGGCAGCATTGAGGCGGAGAA GAGGCAGGTGGTCTGCATGTGA